The window TCTGCTGAGAACCACCATAACATCTCTTCAACGGTTGCCATCAATGAAAATGAAACCGGTCCCAGGTGGCTATTGCAGATGATGACGACATTTTGTTATGGGAGAGGGGTTGGAAAATGCGTCGACTTCTTTGTTCTGTCGTGAAACTTTATGATTAGAGATTAGGAGAAACAACTATCTTAAGAACAATACCAATATTGCTATAAGTTAAATTTACTCTTTGTGAAACTAATCAAAGAGTCTTTAACTGCTTTTGCTTTTGTGAAACTAATCTTCACTGTGGCTGGTTACTAACATTGTTACCTGAGATGATCAGTTGCTTTGAGTGCACTTAGTGTCACCTGAGCCAAGCTCCTGGCATGCGTGGGGTCTCCCAGCCTTGGAGCTTAACAACCACGACTGCGTTTGAATATCCAATCTCCCTCTCTTGCTTGTTTCGACTCAGCTTCTTCTTAGCTTATTCTTCATCTACATTCAGAAGCAATCTTCTGCGCATGAAACCAACGAATACTACTTTGATATGTGCTACAGAATAAAACTATGCAACACGCACATGCAACCTCCTAAAcattaacaaagaaaaagaaaatccaTTTCCGTTTGACGTTAAGGATCTATAAATTAAACGTACACGTGTGATTCAGATTCTCATACATATTCTCGAAagctgttttttttattaataaaacatcaGCTAAACTGAAATCTTAATAAGAACTAAACTATAGAGCTAAAAACAGCTGAGATCTCGATTTATGTTCTGGTTGCTAATTGATCGACGTGCTCGATTAGTAatagcaaaaataaaaatttgaagaaTAATTTCATGGAGGACAAAAACCATGTGCAAAGAACACAttcacaaaatattattttctatttgtgAGTAAAAGAATACTATCataaaaacaacaaagaaaAGTAATTAATTATTTGTCGTCTCAAGTTAAGGATCCAACAATTAGAAGTTGAAAGAGATTTCATGACTCAAAACTTATATATTGTAGAGACTTGTGcataattttagttttgtataCCAAAATCCAAATAACTCAAAAAGTTCaacttttttcttaaaaaaaaaacaatatatatagaaagatAAAACTGAGAGAGTATCCATGGATGTAGCTGGTGAATTCCATCGAATAGAAAAAGATGGTAAACTATATTTTGAATATCACCATTCAAAATACCATCCCATACCCCAAATTCAAAGCTTATCCTCCTCCAATGAAACAATCATCAACAACCACACATCTCAATCTCTTTTCGTATGTCCAGTTACACGATGTCGTGTTGCACTTAATGAGTCACCTGATAGATCCACATTTTCTCCAATCTTTTCTTCTCCAGAGTATCTCTTCTCTACAATAGATCATGATCTTTACCATTCATTACTCCCTTTGTTTTGGTGCAACAATAAAGACTTTGAAATAGATGGTGGGTGTGACATATGCAAAGGTTTAAATTCTGGCACCGATTATTATCTTTGTGATTACTGTAATGGAAAGTATCACAGAGAATGTGTTCAGTCTCCACTTAAAATAAAATCTCCTTATCACCTTCAGCATTCTCTCCAACTTTGCTTTTATTGTCCAAGTGCTCGCATCATCGAATGTTTAGTCTGTGGAAGAACAATAAGCCGTCTACTATATTATTGTGACATTTGTCGAGTTTTCATGCATTCAGTATGTGTCATGAAACCCATACCCTTTGTTATAGACCTACCAAAAAGGCATGATCATCCTCTCACTTTTTTTCCTAGACAAACTTCCTTAACTTGCAACGTTTGTGGCTTGTTGAGAAAAATGTATCCCACATATATATGTGTCACATGCAACTTTGTAGCTCATAAAGATTGTATGTATTTTCCTCGCATCATCCAAATATCACGTCACCGCCATCGTATCTCTTACAAATCTTCACTCCCTTCCGGAGAATGGTTATGTGGAGTTTGTCGCCAAAATATTGAGATCGATTATGGTGCTTATAGTTGTGACAAGTGTTGTGATTATGTTGTCCATTCAATATGTGCTCTAGGGAAGGATGTGTGTGATGGAGAAGATCTGGAAGGTGTACCAGAAGAAGATGATATAACACTAGGTGTTGAATCATTTGATGTGATATCTGAAGGAGTGATACTTCATTTTCTTCATGACCATCATCTCTACCTCCAGGAAAGTATACTTTATGATGAGAATAAGTTTTGTCAAGCTTGTGTTCTACCTATCTTTGAAGGTAATATTTATTCTTGTATCGAGTGTGGCTTCATCCTCCATGAAACATGCGCACAATCTCGCCGCAAATTACAACATGCGTTACATCCTCATCCACTTACACTGAGGCATGTGAATCCATATGAATATGTTGGCTTCACGTGCGATGCATGTGATCGTTTATGTGGTGGGTTTATCTATGGGTGTCATTTAAAGGAATGTGACTTCGATCTGGATATACGGTGTGCTTCAATATCTGAACCGGTTGATTACCAAGGTCATGAACATCCCTTGTACTTAGCTTTAAACTCTGAAGAACAGCCCGTATGTCATGTATGCCAAATAAAATGTGAGAAGCAATTAAATTGCATCATCTGCAATTTTATTATATGCATTAAATGCACTACCTTACCATATAAGGTAAGGTATAAGCATGATAAACATTTTCTCAGAGTTCTGTGGGAAGAAGAAATATGTGACAAAAGTTGGTGTGAGGTGTGTGAACATGATTTGAGAAATACAAACACAAATGTGATCTATTGGTGCGATGAATGTTGCATCACCGTTCATGTTGAATGTTTATTTGGTGATGACCCGTATCTGAAGCATGGtcaatttttaaaagaaaatggtATCAGGCTCCAAATTCTTTGGAAAAGCAATATTTCTCGACCATCGTGCAATTACTGCAAAAACCGTTGTCAACACAAAATGTTTATGAGAGACGATATCGTAGCATGTTCTAAGAGATGTGCTCTTAGCAATAGTTAACctaacattaaaatataaaaaatccagtgatatgtattatatatttattatttagtttcttttatcTTGTAATTCATATTATCTGTTTGTTAAGTTTCGAATATAATGTAAATTTCAGTTTATATTTGTACTTTGTGGATTGTTTGCTAGGGAAAATATAaccatcaatactattaaaatagaagacCCTTTTTTGAGGTGCCCTCctgttttgaaaataattacaaTATACTGCCACTCACTTTATCTAAACATatgcttttaattaaatttagtattttcctaattctttttatttataccAATATTAATAAAGGAATACGTTAATTTGGCATAACTAAAAGCTATCCATGAGTTTAGCAATCTGTTACAAGAGATCACGGCAGATTTAGATTTCAATTTTCAAGAATGATTTCTAATATACTATAAAGGTGATGaggcatttttttttttgaccgaGCATTTCTAAGTGTTTAACGAAGATGAAGATGACGTTTTGCTTGAGGTCGTGTTCTGGTAAATCAAAGGAGGTTTCAAGAAGGTTCGCATAGTTCCGCGATAAACTTCCTCCTCCATTACTCAAAGGTACTTTTACGGAGTTTTGCTTGAGGTTTCTATTCACAGGGTTCAAGATACTTTGATAATCAGTTCTTTGGTTTAACTGTGGGGGCTGATGGTGATTTTCGACATTCAATATTCAACAACTTGATCCAATCATAGAATATACGAATAATTTAGTAGACATAAATTGAAAACTAACGTTCATgaactaaaaattatttcttCCCATAAGATGTTCTGGATCGAACAAATATGTACTTTTACCATTATCTACCAAGCACGGGAAAGCATAATGAGACACTAAACCCAGAAAAATATTCCGATCACCtaccatatattttactaaatagTTATCTTACATCGTATTGTTATTTTTACATTATGATAGGATATTGCAAAATTTTATTCCTTTTTATAGACataataaaatatcaataaataatttgaacaatatatggatcttttttttttgtaatcaaaacaaaatatgaatctATAACTACCCAGTCCCTACTTAGACTCCAAATATAAACCATGTTaacaaatattacaaaataacttATCTATAAAATTATTCCACgatttggttttatttattaaatataataattaatttaaacaacATATCGATCTATAATAAAAAGATAGCTACCCAATCCCTTTTtagactaaaaaaatattaaccatGTTAACAAATATTCCAAAACTTAGCTATCTataaaaccttttctttttgaacaaaACTATCTATAAAACTATTCCaagaatttattttttgaacaaaaatatctataatatcctttgtttcatatattttttttattcagttaTGTTTAGTTTATGTTTAGTTTGTTCCAAATCTTCTATTTCCTATATATgctgtgaaaacaaaaattcggTTTGTAAATCTAACCGAatacagtagaacctctattcattaataatgttgagaatttaaaattttattaatttatagaaatattaatttacGGAAGGttctttatttagatttttttattttaaggtatatttataagataagaataatatttgattttagtgtaaagacattaattgttattttttaaaaatttgacatttatattaatttattatattatattgtgtatataatatatattgtataacttttttttgaacacatatTGTATATaacttaaatgtggttttagatataat is drawn from Brassica rapa cultivar Chiifu-401-42 chromosome A05, CAAS_Brap_v3.01, whole genome shotgun sequence and contains these coding sequences:
- the LOC103867357 gene encoding uncharacterized protein LOC103867357; the protein is MDVAGEFHRIEKDGKLYFEYHHSKYHPIPQIQSLSSSNETIINNHTSQSLFVCPVTRCRVALNESPDRSTFSPIFSSPEYLFSTIDHDLYHSLLPLFWCNNKDFEIDGGCDICKGLNSGTDYYLCDYCNGKYHRECVQSPLKIKSPYHLQHSLQLCFYCPSARIIECLVCGRTISRLLYYCDICRVFMHSVCVMKPIPFVIDLPKRHDHPLTFFPRQTSLTCNVCGLLRKMYPTYICVTCNFVAHKDCMYFPRIIQISRHRHRISYKSSLPSGEWLCGVCRQNIEIDYGAYSCDKCCDYVVHSICALGKDVCDGEDLEGVPEEDDITLGVESFDVISEGVILHFLHDHHLYLQESILYDENKFCQACVLPIFEGNIYSCIECGFILHETCAQSRRKLQHALHPHPLTLRHVNPYEYVGFTCDACDRLCGGFIYGCHLKECDFDLDIRCASISEPVDYQGHEHPLYLALNSEEQPVCHVCQIK